In one window of Porites lutea chromosome 8, jaPorLute2.1, whole genome shotgun sequence DNA:
- the LOC140945135 gene encoding uncharacterized protein — protein MATASTTRVAVLTEENIPGASLHGRKPSELKNDELKFWLQCRGDRAKGLKTKAELVKRVEEYITSGRDKTIVDPEPTRLYTKRKQQIADSLNTDPVAKVDVVNYPESGWGSSLEKMPMFTRAEMNEHIARSGKNIGNIHHHSVPTTLRKAKTFIEDEYLHEIMATCDEHCFYFKAKCCHSYSKNDPPHQLKLALCIVKGDVFNSTCTCVAGKVGFCNHTSALMLKLCKFSLYEAKTTRDLQKDADENPQVACTSQLQSWNKKGGGENIVAQPVMEVVVKKAKLDEPSTSRCGGGVKCSLYEARRQPQHDLEREKAFKSELSGIDPNLGFAHMNKEKNLAFELSDTKFGKSPVGSFLSYQTSFTESNFSAQANLASVQRVNDVALDLTHYPRFPMTNEEDMTTPRKLSDSEKNLLSTLNVDEDKIHEIESKTRDQPASEMWKQERTYRFTASNFQAITKRKRNHDTYAQSIMHPKPFSSKYGAHGIKYEPIALQEYQKFMFNQKTPVAVLRSGFVVSKSCPVLGASPDAKIVDKGCVHCFGLGEVKCPYTKFHVTPLDACSDPNFFMEKINDKECRLKRDHAYYAQVQGQMGITGSKWCDFIVYTSKGLYVERIAFDPDYWRNLQTELLTYYFLHFIKFAAEDYQENAVDN, from the exons ATGGCAACTGCTTCGACAACACGCGTCGCAGTTCTTACCGAAGAGAATATCCCTGGTGCTTCTTTGCATGGACGAAAACCATCTGAACTTAAAAATGATGAGTTGAAGTTCTGGTTACAGTGTAGAGGTGATCGGGCAAAGGGACTTAAGACGAAAGCGGAGCTTGTGAAAAG AGTTGAAGAGTATATTACCTCTGGAAGAGACAAAACCATCGTCGATCCTGAGCCGACCAGATTATATACCAAGAGAAAACAGCAGATCGCAGATTCATTGAATACAGATCCGGTCGCCAAGGTCGATGTTGTGAATTACCCAGAAAGTGGATGGGGTAGTTCGCTGGAAAAAATGCCGATGTTTACCCGAGCAGAAATGAACGAACATATTGCAAGATCGGGTAAGAACATTGGAAATATTCATCACCATTCTGTGCCAACAACACTTCGCAAAGCAAAGACGTTTATTGAAGATGAATATCTTCACGAAATCATGGCAACCTGTGATGAACACTGCTTTTATTTCAAAGCAAAATGCTGCCACAGTTACAGCAAAAACGACCCGCCGCATCAGCTAAAATTAGCCTTGTGTATTGTTAAGGGTGACGTTTTCAATTCCACTTGTACCTGTGTGGCTGGAAAAGTGGGATTTTGTAATCACACATCGGCGCTAATGCTGAAACTTTGCAAATTCAGTCTATATGAAGCTAAAACTACAAGGGACTTACAAAAAGACGCAGACGAGAATCCGCAAGTAGCATGTACTTCCCAGCTTCAATCCTGGAACAAGAAAGGTGGAGGCGAAAATATAGTAGCTCAACCAGTCATGGAGGTTGtggtaaaaaaggcaaaactGGATGAACCAAGCACCTCACGTTGTGGCGGTGGTGTGAAATGCTCATTGTATGAAGCCAGAAGACAACCACAACATGATCTGGAAAGAGAGAAGGCTTTTAAATCTGAACTTTCAGGAATTGATCCAAACTTGGGTTTTGCTCatatgaacaaagaaaaaaacctagCTTTTGAACTGAGTGATACCAAATTTGGCAAAAGTCCTGTTGGGTCGTTCTTGAGTTATCAAACTTCCTTCACAGAATCGAATTTCTCTGCTCAAGCGAATCTAGCCTCAGTTCAGAGAGTAAATGATGTTGCCCTGGACCTCACTCATTATCCTCGCTTTCCTATGACAAATGAGGAGGACATGACCACACCTCGAAAGCTCTCAGATTCTGAGAAGAACTTGCTGTCTACTCTAAATGTGGATGAAGACAAAATCCATGAAATCGAAAGCAAAACAAGGGATCAACCAGCATCTGAAATGTGGAAGCAAGAACGCACCTATCGATTTACTGCCTCTAACTTCCAAGCGATTACCAAGAGGAAAAGGAATCATGATACCTATGCACAGTCCATCATGCACCCAAAGCCATTTTCCTCGAAATATGGTGCCCATGGCATTAAGTATGAACCCATCGCTCTTCAAGAGTATCAGAAATTCATGTTCAACCAGAAAACACCAGTAGCTGTTTTAAGGAGTGGATTTGTCGTATCAAAAAGTTGTCCAGTACTAGGTGCCTCGCCTGATGCAAAAATTGTGGATAAAGGATGTGTACATTGCTTTGGTTTGGGAGAGGTAAAGTGTCCCTACACCAAGTTCCATGTAACACCCTTGGATGCATGCTCTGATCCCAatttttttatggagaaaataaaTGACAAAGAGTGCAGACTGAAAAGGGATCACGCATACTATGCACAAGTGCAAGGACAAATGGGGATAACTGGAAGCAAGTGGTGTGATTTCATTGTTTATACCAGCAAGGGACTGTACGTGGAGAGGATAGCCTTTGATCCTGACTACTGGAGAAACTTACAAACTGAACTTTTAACTTACTATTTTTTACACTTCATTAAGTTTGCTGCTGAGGACTATCAGGAAAATGCAGTAGATAATTAG